The following is a genomic window from Bombina bombina isolate aBomBom1 chromosome 3, aBomBom1.pri, whole genome shotgun sequence.
caactatgcatgtatatgtatgctatgtagtgtgtgtatgttgtgtgcctgcatctatgtgatgctgtgtatgtggtatgtgtatgttgtgtgtctgcatgtatgtgaatgctgtgtactgtgtctgctgtgtatatagtttgtgaatgttgtgtgtctgcatgtatgtgcatgctgtgtagtgtgtgtatgttgaatgtctgcatgtatgtggtgtatggtgtgtgtctgcatgtatgtgtatatggtgtgtgtatatttaGAGTCCGTATAACAAAGATGGTATTACCTTTAGTTTATCAAATACTCTGGAACTGCATAGTATGGTAATAGTAGCACAGCACAtgtaatagatttatttaaatgtctACAGTATAATCCTTTAGATCTGCATAGCGTGACAAGAGCAGCATAGTTTGAGGTTGACACAGTCGCTAGTCTAAGTAGTAATGATGGTATTCCCTGTAGCTTATTCCTTCTAGCTTATCACTTACAAATCTACGATCTAGACGATGATCTAACAACAGTAATTTACATTATGTAAATATGACATGAAGTTGAATACCAATTGCTTAAAAAGTTTTTCTTATGCGTATTTGGTAGATGCCTATGTTAGTTGCACTGTAGTGTTCTGTATggtattgaaatgttttttttgttgctGTATCTTAGTTACGGTTCTTTTTGTACTTTGATTATTGCAGTTGGCCCACACAGGCTTCCATAGCGCTGctcggcgcatgcgcagttgcttcGGGGAGACGCTACCGGAAGTCTCATTGGGCAGATCTGGATGTGTTATTTAATAAGGTATGTACACTATGTTCTtaatgtttgataaagggggaaaccccgaaacgttactgttaTTAAAAATCACTAAGGTGGACTGactaagacctatgagtgcggtcactattttgaaattatatatatatatatatatatatatatatatatatatatatatggcacaagaTTTACAGGATATTCTTTACATGTAgatgatgttttttattttatttagaatttaaatGTATATGGTTTTTAAACCATTCCCCATCCCTgttcctgcccaccacatatcacacttttcaCTTTTGCCCTAAAATTCTTTAGAAtttggaaatgttgggaggtatggtattGTACAAAAAATTTCAAGTGccactgcctttttttttattaacttctgtgacgcataacataTTTGATTCCATTGCATTCCTAGTGTTTAGTTGTAGTGTTTAGCATTCCTGTGTTTAGTTGTAACCACAGCAAAGGCAGCTAATttgattttaactattttgtggtttatatttttatgctcccagagtgtactGGTCATTGAGAAAcacgtacattaagattctgtagtgttaaatacaagTTCAATCACAAACCGCGTTTTTTTGGGTCGAAAACCGCAATTTATTTTTTCGAAACCGCACAGCCCTAATGCAAACTGAGAATTTTATCAGCCCCAGGGGATCtctagttaccttctctctcccctgtgaaattctatatctcagagagcttcattactttctatggaaggcatctcatctagctgggacttccaggttctgctaTTTTTTTCTTATTGAATTCAGAGAGTTCAgatcctgtgaagtctgcactatcatttctctccaaactagagaatctttgcttatcgggcccatagaaagtaatgaagctctctgggaaactgaaacaGTCAGTTTTTTAGTATTATTTCAAATCGAATAAAtggaaagtgcaatgcaatttgtgaaggatacatatatatatatatatatatatatatatatatatatatatatatatatatatacaaagtatgatcctaatttgttaaagttacacagaaaatgtgaacatataatcagaatttgtaaaatcacaatcctaaatacacggatatatacaaaataaaatatgaaatagaaagtgcaaagtttaaatgtaacaaaacttaattagaagtgtaaagtaatataaaatacaaagcacgacgtgtaaatgcagcagaactgtcatgtcatgcagtgctatactgcactgggcttgtctcttcttcacatacagaaatgcagggaatgcgcCTTGCAGAGGTATAGCAAAACCTCCCTAGAATTTTACtaaggatcttgcagtgctggaggatcattttagatcatctcacctgagtggagagctttagatcatcaggcccattgTGTTAAAGGGGTTGCTAGTCTTATAATTACATGCTAACAAATTAGGGCATGTAATAGACTATAATGGCCTTTAAACATTTCTATCAAATCCACGCTTTCCCatttctcctctaagctatacatatttaggtcagtAAGTCTTTTGAGAATCACACATGATAAAACACAAAAGCAGTTAAGCAAATACTTACAAGCACAGCCAGCTGTCGATATGCCTTTTTGAGTTCTGCCTCAGAAGCATTCATTTCTACACCCAACACCTGAAATGGATTTAACTCTTCTTCTGGTATATCAGTCATAGTCAGCAGACGCTCCACTTCCTCCCCTGGCTGATATCTGTTAGATCTTGTACTTGTAGACCCTGCTGATGTCCAAGATCTCCCTTTATCTGTCCTTATTTTTGCTGTCCATTTCTTAAGTTGATTTAAAAGAAGACTACAAGTCCTGTTCTTTGTTGCCATCACCCATATCCTCTGCAGTGTCAACATGATCTGTGTTCCCCATTTACTGTCCCCTCCCACTCTGCTCAATGCTCTCTTTATGTACTGCCAACAAAGCTGAGCACAGCCCACTGCAAGCATAAAAATCAGGAAGAGTACGGCACGCAACATTTTCAGCATACGGAGAAGCCACAGTCCAAAAGAACAAGTCAATATCCAGGATTTTTTAGCAAAATGTTGTGTCCATTGACCAAAAGActgcatttgtatttttaaatggccTAGATCATGAGCTGGAAGCCACACCTTGATGTACAAAAGTGTGCCCAATGTTTCAACATTCTCACCAATCCAATGCACAAGACCTATAAGAAAGTTGACAAAAAATGTAGAAGCATGGACCAAGAACTGTGGAAGCATGGTTTTCAGCGGTTGTCTATCTTCACCCTGGCCCTTTTTACGTCCAGTTTTGTGCTTTCCACCAACAGAATGAGGACTGCGGCCATCCCTTCTGATCTCCTCCTTTGTACTTATACGATTTTTTCCCCTACTACCTCCCTTTCTTCCACTAGTTACTTTCAAAGAATCATCCTCTGTTTCAAATGGTCTATCAGAGCCTAAATCTTCTCCCTCCCCATCCAATGGCCTCTGCTGGTATGAAGAGAAATGGTGACACCCTCGGCTACAGGTACGATCTCCAATTTCAGAGTATGTGGCACCAGGTGGATCTAAGTTTTCCATGGCACATCCACAGTCAGATTGCACAAGTAGTGGTGATTCACAACCAACAGATCCCGTGTTTTCTTGCATTTGTCAGTTTACCTTCTCACTTAATCCACCTGctaaatcttcttcagacacctctCTAGAAATAAATTCTTTAGTCCATAGATCTGCTTTTTCAAAGTAGTCCTGAGATAGATCAAACTCACCAGAATTTAAGTTTTGTAACCAATTCTGAACATTAAATTGTTTGTTTGCACATCTCCCTGATGTCatattggggtttcctgttccATTTTGTTCTCTACTGTTCCCTGCAACTGTTCCCTGGCATAAAGAAATGTTTTCCATGTGTCCACATCGCCACTATGACTAGAAGCGGTTTTTATTGTGTTTGCTGCATTTCCTTGTGAGTGCTTCTCCATGTTTAAATCCCTCATAGGGGTGCGAGCCAGGCTTTATGTTACTGCATTCATTGTAGGTTCTTTATCCTTGAAAAACAAAagtagtaaaataaaaagttatacaaTTAGAAAAGCAATATAAGGTTATAATTCAATAACTAGTAAAAAATATGCTTCTCACATTGATGTTAGGAACACAATTTACATTTGCTCCCTGACAGAATGGCCTGTAATCTTGCGAATATTAATAATATCACATTAATAATGCATTTTCTATTTTGATGCCTTTATGATCATTCTTATTACTAAATGTGTTAGCAACAAGACCTGGAATTATAAACCATTCTTCAAAACTAAAGAGAGACATACAGACTATACACCAATGTCTTGCAAAAGCCCAAGAGGAGCTCTATCAATATTGCTTGACCACACTAGGTTTAGcgcgcaaattgatattacaagtccatggttaaactgagtaaccagagaatgtttagcgccccctatacttttaatggatattgcaACAGCATTAAACATTGCTCATAAGATGAAAGGTATTTATTTGCTCTTGAAAGCAACATATAATAGCTCTAGAAAAAATAGCGTGACTTGAAGTAAAATGTTAGGACTACAAAAAAACaagttttacaaaaaaattaaaataaaatattacactcatcttgacatatacatatacagacaccttgacatataccatataacttttaaacaaatgtaatgttttttttaataaaaatacctatgttcttcacttagaagtaaacatttttaaatatatatatatacatatacacacacacacacacacacacacacacacatatatacacatatatacacacacacatctatacagtcgtttgcaaaagtttaggcacccctgacaatttccatgattttcatttataaataattgggtgtttggatcagcaatttcattttgatctatcaaataactgaagggcacaataatatttcagtagtgaaatgaaatTTATTGCATTAACAgaacatgtgcaatatgcatcaaaacgaaattagacaggtgcataaatttgggcaccccaacagaaatattgcatcaatatttagtaaagcctcctttagcagaaataatagcctctagacgcttcctatagcctgtaataagtgtctggattctggatgaaggtatttgggaccattcctccttgcaaaacatatccagttcagttaggtttgatggttgccgagcatggacagcccacttcaaatcatcCCACAGATTTTGAGTGATATTCAGGACtgagatggccattccagaacattgtacttgttcctctgcataaatgtcagagtagattttgagcagtgttttgggtcgttttcttgttaaaatatccagccccAGGGTAACATCAACTTTGTGacagattcctcaacattattctcaagtatctgctgataatgAGTGAAacccatgcgaccctcaactttaacaagattcccagtaccggcactagcCACACAGCATCcactaaattttactgtgggtagcaagtgtttgtcttggaaagctggattcttttgccgccatgcataacgccccttgttatgaccaaataactcaatctttgtttcatcagtccacagcaccttcttccaaaatgaaactggcttgtccaaatgtgcatttgcatacctcaagcgactctgtttgtggcgtgggtGCAGAAAAGggttcttccgcatcactctcccatacagcttctccttgtgcaaagtgcgctgaattgttgaacgatgcacagtgacaccatctgcagcaagatgatgttgtaggtcttggaGGTGCTCTGTAGGctgttttgactgttctcaccatcctttgcctctccgacaatttacttggcctgccacttctggcattaacaagaactgtgcctgtggtcttccatttcctcactatgttcctcacagtggagactgacagcttaaatctctgcgatagttttttgtagccttcccccaaaccataatgttgaaaaatctttgttttcatgtcatttgtgagttgttttgaggcccccatgttgccactcttcagaggagagtcaaagagaaaaaCAACTTGCAATtgcccaccttaaataccttttctcatgattggatgcacctgtctatgaaattCAAGtcataatgggctcaccaaaccaattgtgtgttccaattcatcattgctaggtagttacaggcattcaaatcaacaaaatgacaagggttcccaaatttatgcatatgtctaattttgttttgatgcatattgcacattttctgttaatccaataaacctcatttcactactgaaaaattactgtgtccttcagttatttgatagatcaaaatgaaattgctgatccaaacgcccaattatttataaatgaaaatcatggaaattgacaCATGAAAAAGGAGCTCCGGTGCTGAGAGGGATACACCCAGGAGTCCTATAGAAATCCCACATCATTTTAAAAAGGGGATAAGCTGCTCAAAGTAGATAAGGAGTGCCGAGCCCAACCAAGACCTTATCTACCATAGAAATGAGAAATCCACACGCCACACTTCTCTTAATAGCCATGGGGCATATCATTTTTTATTAGTCTGCCTAATGTGAGGGACAGTCCTATGTTCCTTATTGGCGCTCTATTTTCTAGAAGCATAGTGACAGTTTACAGTTAATATAGGGTTGTGTGAAGTTCCAATATGGCAGCGAGTATTAGTCTGGTACAGTGGGCAGTATGTATATGGCCGCGAGTATTAGTCCGGTACAGTGAGCAGTATGTATATGGCCACGAGTATTAGTCCGGTACAATGGGCAGTATGTATATGGCCACGAGTATTAGTCTGGTACAGTGGGCAGTATGTATATGGCCGCGAGTATTAGTCCAGTACAATGGGCAGTATGTATATGGCCGCGAGTATTAGTCCGGTACAATGGGCAGTATGTATATGGCCGCGAGTATTAGTCTGGTACAGTGGGCAGTATGTTTCATGTGAGACTGCTCTAGTCATATCGGACTTGTTAGTCGCCGGTAACAATATCTCATAAAGATTTTTGTAAAACAATCGTAGGTCGCTTAGTGACAGTGCCAGTCAGTCCCAATAACCCAGCAGCCTGGGAAGAAGGTGTCTCTACCGGCTCCTTGCTGCTGTAGAAAAGTTGCTGGTGGTCCGGGACCGGCTCCTTCCATTGGCCCCGCCCCCCATAAAAACCGCAAACTGTCGCGGttaatcgcccagccctaatataaatatatatatatatatatatattatacacacacaaatcttTGGAGGCTTTtcttgagcattattttgcaatgtagttttatgtatgtatgtatttggtacttgtaaagcacggctaatcacccataagggtcttaaggcgctgctcattttatcgacctcggaaagataaaaggctgagtggaccttgctggggattgaacctgcaacccttgggttgctacagagctcagccacagtgccttagcatactgagctatctgtccggcttccaGAGATAACTCTCaagtaaaaaaaatgcctttttaaaagTCTGAGGGACCTTGTGCTACTGACAAGACATATTATATcttctcgccagagcagagaggtttagatcatcacgTCCTTAAACGTATACACATTTGCTAGTAAATCTTCCCCTGTCACTTCTGCCCTGTGAATGTATACCGTTGTGCTATATAAGGAGGTGCGCTATTATATATTTCAGGATTTCAAAGTACTGCATCTACTATAAAGAAAGGTCAAGGCACTGTTGTGCTAAGGATGCACACATTCCAAAAATTACAGATTTCAAGTCATTTAGAAATCAAATTTGAAAATTCATTTGATTTGCCTGTGactcaaaaaaatatatctttcaagAGTTTTTGATCAATAAATTATATAATTgacaattttaacttttttttagtcTCCATTCTAATTCTTTATGACATGAAACACCCTACTTTAGAATCCTTACTCAACTGAATAAATCATACTAATGAAACCAGTTACAAGGCAAAGCACTTAGTTAAATACAAATTCTGTTAAATAGGCGTGCATCTTTTAGGCATTAAATGTTTTGATATTAATAGAAAATTACATGGAAATATTTAAACACATTTACCAtttgtgttgtttttcttcttAGAATGCTTCTAGTAAATCAATCTCGCATGCCAATGTTAGACATCAGAGGACATATCAAAACTGTTCTCCATTTTGGTAATAAGTAGTTTAGAATGCCTAAAAACtgcatatcagtgtgtgtatatagattttTGTTGTATTAGTTTGGGAcataagggatagaaaggtcaaaatttaaatgtacatgtgTACAtttaatgtgaaatagaagcatttctgcaatatactttcatagcaaaaatgcttctagtaaaaggtatgtttctgcagcatacgcacatatcccatGAGAGCCTGTGCAAgtgttcaaacaccacacctttttagagagtcagtggtggcttgtatgacacaaattatgtcttagCAGACGCAATACACACCATCTTCAGCTTTCTGAGcttactggtgcacaggccctcacaggatatgtgtgtacgctacagaaaaacagtaataacttatacTAGGaagatttttgctaatggaaatatattgggaAAATGCAttttcacattttttaattttaacctttctattcctttaaccccttaacgaccgaggacgtgcagggtacgtcctctaaagccttgtttctcaacagctgggccgtggcccagtaccgggccgtgagagccctgctggtgggccctgacctgtcatgcccccactgcacactcttaccccactgcaaaccaggtgcagattgagaccaatcaaggccccaggaacactgtctcacacagaccaaaaattattaaattgtatgcaaatgaacatggtaaccTTCCTGCCCCGAACAGGCCCCTCAttctccagagccaggacccccaacatgaagggccagagaaagggcacctaacctccagggccagaccccacactccatggccctcacagcgacagacccctgccagggcccccactaaacccacacttatttgcttagttactgatagggcaactgaaaactccagcttaaggaatgcaccaagatccgtggagataccatttgtgtgcccccctacttgctggtccctcatCCCTATTTGCCTAGCTGATCAGCccacccctgctgctcactatatatatatatatatatacatacatatatatatatatatagatagatagatagatagatagatagatatgtatgtatataaatatatatatataaataaactactgggccccggacatgtctagctaaaatttaacgggccttgaggtcactttggttgagaaccactgctctaaaggatgtcagttaacgaccaaggacgtaccctgcacgtcctcggtgtggaaagcagctggaagcgatcctgctcgcttccagctgctttccggttattgcagcgatgcctcgatatcgaggcatcctgcaataacactgtctggccatccgatgcagagagagccactctgtggccctctctgcaccggacatcgatggccggtatcgttggtgggtgggagccgacttgggaggcgggtgggcggccatcggtgaaacgtgtaaggtggaggggggcgggatcggaagcggagccgacgggggcgcgcacgggcacgcgcgtgcacgggggtggcgggtgAGCGCGTGCACTGGGCGGGAGCggttgggaaccgctacactac
Proteins encoded in this region:
- the DNAJC14 gene encoding dnaJ homolog subfamily C member 14: MQENTGSVGCESPLLVQSDCGCAMENLDPPGATYSEIGDRTCSRGCHHFSSYQQRPLDGEGEDLGSDRPFETEDDSLKVTSGRKGGSRGKNRISTKEEIRRDGRSPHSVGGKHKTGRKKGQGEDRQPLKTMLPQFLVHASTFFVNFLIGLVHWIGENVETLGTLLYIKVWLPAHDLGHLKIQMQSFGQWTQHFAKKSWILTCSFGLWLLRMLKMLRAVLFLIFMLAVGCAQLCWQYIKRALSRVGGDSKWGTQIMLTLQRIWVMATKNRTCSLLLNQLKKWTAKIRTDKGRSWTSAGSTSTRSNRYQPGEEVERLLTMTDIPEEELNPFQVLGVEMNASEAELKKAYRQLAVLVHPDKNNHPRAEEAFKVLRAAWDTVSNPEKRKEYEMKRMSETELAKSMNEFLTKLQDDLKEAMNSMMCSKCQGKHRRFEMDRDPANARYCAECGKMHPAEEGDFWAESSMLGLKITYFAMMQGKVFDITEWAGCQQVRISPDTHRVPYHISFGSRNTTNPGRQRAPPESSPTSVADLQNLLNRIFQGSPGPMPGPMPNGNIFNSPQPSSQGAQSSPGPAKTQTAPRSDTKPKRKKKLKRPLQR